In Drosophila teissieri strain GT53w chromosome 2R, Prin_Dtei_1.1, whole genome shotgun sequence, the following proteins share a genomic window:
- the LOC122613045 gene encoding protein lifeguard 1 isoform X1, translating to MYHYQQGDESGAYTDAEADKSFAFDDQTIRKGFIRKVYLILMCQLLITFGFVSVFTFSKASQEWVQKNPALFWIALAVLIVTMICMACCESVRRKTPLNFIFLFLFTCAESFLLGMVAGQYEADEVLMAVGITAAVALGLTLFALQTKYDFTMCGGVLVACLVVFIIFGIIAIFIPGKVIGLVYASLGALLFSVYLVYDTQLMLGGNHKYSISPEEYIFAALNLYLDIINIFMYILTIIGLSRN from the exons GCGACGAATCTGGCGCATATACAGATGCGGAAGCGGACAAGAGCTTCGCCTTCGATGACCAGACCATCCGGAAGGGCTTTATCCGGAAGGTCTACTTGATATTGATG TGCCAGTTGCTGATCACTTTCGGTTTTGTTAGTGTATTTACTTTCTCGAAAGCTTCGCAGGAATGGGTGCAAAAAAATCCGGCACTGTTTTGGATAGCATTG GCAGTTCTTATCGTGACCATGATATGCATGGCCTGCTGCGAAAGTGTACGCCGCAAGACGCCTCTCAACTTCATCTTCCTTTTCCTGTTCACCTGTGCAGAGTCGTTCCTTTTGGGAATGGTCGCCGGACAGTATGAGGCGGATGAGGTCCTGATGGCAGTGGGAATTACGGCTGCGGTGGCCCTGGGACTCACCCTGTTTGCCCTGCAGACCAAGTACGATTTTACGATGTGCGGAGGTGTGTTGGTGGCCTGCCTGGTGGTCTTCATCATCTTTGGCATCATCGCTATTTTCATTCCGGGCAAGGTGATCGGACTGGTTTATGCCTCCTTGGGAGCATTGCTCTTCTCCGTTTACTTGGTGTACGATACCCAGTTGATGCTGGGCGGTAATCATAAGTACTCCATCAGTCCCGAGGAATACATCTTCGCCGCTCTTAACCTCTACCTGGACATTATTAACATCTTCATGTACATACTGACCATTATCGGATTGTCTCGCAATTAG
- the LOC122613045 gene encoding protein lifeguard 1 isoform X2, whose amino-acid sequence MSSDNHYQYDAEADKSFAFDDQTIRKGFIRKVYLILMCQLLITFGFVSVFTFSKASQEWVQKNPALFWIALAVLIVTMICMACCESVRRKTPLNFIFLFLFTCAESFLLGMVAGQYEADEVLMAVGITAAVALGLTLFALQTKYDFTMCGGVLVACLVVFIIFGIIAIFIPGKVIGLVYASLGALLFSVYLVYDTQLMLGGNHKYSISPEEYIFAALNLYLDIINIFMYILTIIGLSRN is encoded by the exons ATGAGCAGCGACAACCATTATCAGTACG ATGCGGAAGCGGACAAGAGCTTCGCCTTCGATGACCAGACCATCCGGAAGGGCTTTATCCGGAAGGTCTACTTGATATTGATG TGCCAGTTGCTGATCACTTTCGGTTTTGTTAGTGTATTTACTTTCTCGAAAGCTTCGCAGGAATGGGTGCAAAAAAATCCGGCACTGTTTTGGATAGCATTG GCAGTTCTTATCGTGACCATGATATGCATGGCCTGCTGCGAAAGTGTACGCCGCAAGACGCCTCTCAACTTCATCTTCCTTTTCCTGTTCACCTGTGCAGAGTCGTTCCTTTTGGGAATGGTCGCCGGACAGTATGAGGCGGATGAGGTCCTGATGGCAGTGGGAATTACGGCTGCGGTGGCCCTGGGACTCACCCTGTTTGCCCTGCAGACCAAGTACGATTTTACGATGTGCGGAGGTGTGTTGGTGGCCTGCCTGGTGGTCTTCATCATCTTTGGCATCATCGCTATTTTCATTCCGGGCAAGGTGATCGGACTGGTTTATGCCTCCTTGGGAGCATTGCTCTTCTCCGTTTACTTGGTGTACGATACCCAGTTGATGCTGGGCGGTAATCATAAGTACTCCATCAGTCCCGAGGAATACATCTTCGCCGCTCTTAACCTCTACCTGGACATTATTAACATCTTCATGTACATACTGACCATTATCGGATTGTCTCGCAATTAG